Below is a window of Terriglobales bacterium DNA.
TTGCTCTCCTGGCCGGCAGCGAAGATCGAGTTGTTTGGTCGATCCAACACGCTTGATGCAGGTGCAAGCTCAGTTTCCCGCAACTGATCAAACGCATTTTTCGCCTTCAGCAGGCTTTCATGTATCCGTACTTGCACGCGTTTACTCGGCGTTAGGTGGAGACTACTGTCGAGCAGCTGTGATCGTGAATTGTAGATAGAAACGGGATAACCAGTTGAAAATCCCGGTTGATAATCGAAGGTCCATTGTGCGCGCGGAGCGGTCATAGACCAGCCAATAGAAGGTTCAATCACAGTAAGCAGATTGCCTTTTCTAATGTTGTTGTCATTCAATGCGTTATCGTCAAACTCGCCGGCGAATCTGATTCCCATCGATAGCCAGTCCTGGTTAGCAGCTTGCGCATTGCCGAAAGTCTCCAACATCTCGCCCGGTAGAAGAGGAGGAACAAACGTTTGTGCTGGCAAGCAGGCGTCGAGCGATAAAAGAATAATTGCCAGTTGCATTAACCTCGACATACCGGCCGAGTTTATGGAACCACAATTGTGTCGTGCGGCTGTAGCTGTACGTCTGCGCGTAAATTGTTGCCCTTGAGCACCTGTTTGTAGTTGAAGGGCAGGCGAAGGCGCGATCCATCTGCATTCACTCTGAGCACGTAGATCCTAGTTGTCCTGGCGAACTCGCGCAGGCCCCCCGCTGTAGCGATCGCATCCAGAACCGTCATAGGGCCAGCCATTACATACGAGCCTGGCTTCGTCACTTCTCCAATAATGTTGAACTTGTGGCTCTTGGCTTCCTGCACCAGAACGGTTACTTCAGGATTCGACAAGTATTCGACCAACTGATCCTGGATTTCTTTTTGAAGCTGAGTCGGAGTTTGTCCACTTGCCTTTACATCACCAACCAATGGCAAGGAAATATTCCCATCCGGACGCACCGGCAAAGTTCGAGAGATCTCAGGCTCTTTCCAGACGTTGATGGCAAGGACGTCGTCTGGTCCGATGAGGTATTCATTCGCCGAGTTTTGCACTTTGATGCTCGGCGACATTGCAGCAGCATCAGTATCCATCCCCGGTTTAGCTGTCTGGCCCAGAAGTTGAATACTGAGTGCCCAACCGAGCAGCATGCAAGTAAGCCACTGAGAGATATTTCGTTTCATTTCATCAGCTCCACGAGTCGCCTGTGGCGTCTTAGAGCGGCTCGACATCGTACCCCTCAATCGCGATGGATAGGGATCTGTGAATGCTCTCCACGGAAATTACAAGTCGCCGCTGTCCGTTAGTTACGAGAATGCCTTCCACTCCGTCCAGAGCTCCACCACGCACGCGCACTCGTTGACCTACTTTGAGAAACGGATATGGTGAGAGTGAAATCTTTGTGGCTAACAACGTGCGAATATCTGTGATCTGGGAGTCAGAAATCGGCAGGGCCTCGCGTTGAGTCCCGACTAAACTCAGAGCTCCCCAAATGCTCAATACTGCAAGACGTGCTCGTCCATTGAGCTCAGTGCGAATAAAGACATACCCCGGGAATAGAGGAACCTGCACCACCTTGCGGCGATCGCTCCAGTGGTGTATTTGATTCATCAGGGGAAGATACGATTCGATGCGCTTCTCGTTCAGCTCGGCCGTGACTTTCTTTTCGTGTTTTGGGCGAGTCTGTACTGCATACCACTGAGCCTGAGTTAAAACGGAAAGAGTTGGTATCTGATTCGGTATTACCTGAACGCTGCCCATAGCTTCGCCCTCTAAGTCCCATTGGCTGGAACCCCTGAAATCTGCTCCTTTCAGTTGA
It encodes the following:
- a CDS encoding polysaccharide biosynthesis/export family protein encodes the protein MKRNISQWLTCMLLGWALSIQLLGQTAKPGMDTDAAAMSPSIKVQNSANEYLIGPDDVLAINVWKEPEISRTLPVRPDGNISLPLVGDVKASGQTPTQLQKEIQDQLVEYLSNPEVTVLVQEAKSHKFNIIGEVTKPGSYVMAGPMTVLDAIATAGGLREFARTTRIYVLRVNADGSRLRLPFNYKQVLKGNNLRADVQLQPHDTIVVP
- a CDS encoding UpxY family transcription antiterminator gives rise to the protein QLKGADFRGSSQWDLEGEAMGSVQVIPNQIPTLSVLTQAQWYAVQTRPKHEKKVTAELNEKRIESYLPLMNQIHHWSDRRKVVQVPLFPGYVFIRTELNGRARLAVLSIWGALSLVGTQREALPISDSQITDIRTLLATKISLSPYPFLKVGQRVRVRGGALDGVEGILVTNGQRRLVISVESIHRSLSIAIEGYDVEPL